The DNA window ggtctaagtgtgagaaggggttatatgtcataacatgttttgtgttgtatgttgttccttctcccacttagcccaatgcttggtctaagtgtgagaagtttgtgttttgttgagttcgtttcatgtcgccactaactggcctgctttccacttcatacggattgcttggggacaagcataaatgaagtgggaggggggacgcagttagtgcagttagtgtcttgtacatattctgttaggtctaggagtttgtagaagttttttttaggtttcgtgtttgcataactggtaaaataaatagcaaaaagccccttagggagagtaattgaagagaaaatacatgctaaattgtgaatccttttctcttaataaatcaaagtcagttggatgaagtaagaacgatagaggatgccttagataacccagttgtgcagccctactataagagcgagttataagcctatacactttgagctaacttgtaaaaagaatgggctaccacttgatgcttagggagtagagaataaaggaggtataagctggacgaagtccaggaaaaggaggtataagctggacgaagtccaggaaccggaggtataagctggacgaagtccaggggaggagttaaaataataaaaccggaggtataagctggacgaagtccagggaaaaaaaaaaaaaaaaaaacttcatttatGCAGACCCAGGAAGCAGTAGTAaccagacccaggaataaaaaggagacggtaggaaggagaaactctcataacccgatgcatcagtggagtaactttaacttaagagcgatccgatcctaacatccctggtgaggaatgagtgatcgagtgaatctaacaattgggaagtcagaaggctatcttgacgaactgacaacttgactagacagaagaagggagggggaggaatctgaggctgtaaacgcttggattgaccttaaacttgtggggatggctgctaggaaaataccagtttatgcgcttttgtgttttcttttcttttgtgatttttatgtgtttcgtgttgtagttgtctaggtctaggagtctgttttgtttgtagaatagtacttggggggggccgtgcattgaaattcgccttatttctttttcttgtctttcatacttgaggacaagcatggtttaagtgtgagcagtttgataaggctaatttcatgcatgggtctagggatttaattcgtgattttactaggactaacgcacgttttaagccaggtgtgtgaaggaattcgccaggtccaggaaagaagaccaaaaaatcacaaggtcgaggaactggcgatttagtgaacaattatgaagagaattgctcgacggaggaagctccagagttgaagggtagaatagggatttctacgaagactcaagggctatgtccgcatctataaaaggcagaagcatgcaagctggagggatcttctcgggggagacctcaccacagcctgttgcttagttcactttcccacacacacacttgatactagttttgaggagatctcagttcgcacgttcgggtttcatcttagcttcgatatggtgtaacaccgctcttgttaggagcgaagaaacaatttattttccgctttccgtattttacttactctgccgagcttcgttgttcgaagctcggttcgctgttttcaccgaatagtttctggtttaaatgcaagtttgattttccgttatggcgattgtgttgatttctggtttgatcgtttcgcttattgagattttagagttttaaattgtctgagttggatgcgtttcgcagctgtttactgagttattgtaggttaatggtcagatccgggagattggagttggattgtggaagaattttggtcggatttgctggatttgttggttgttgggttcggatgtcttggatccggagtggatcaagtattctgacgtgaatctgagtagtttcgatctgattttcatgcttagtttacgtgtttttctttcattccgtctagtgtacgcagatctgatgtgtttccgagttgcagcaagataacgacgaccaaatctctatattctgttcgaatctcgctttttgctctgttttgttcatctgcaagtttaattcggttgagaggatgcattttgctgcgagctagcgtcagagtttgttaatctgcagttctttccgtacttgccatttttggaattatggtccccactttcagtcatattctgtttagctagattaggtagttgtttacactgtctaggaagtggttatgtttcttgttgtcgaagtctgaatttacaagtttaacatgtcctaggtctagcatttacattttctgcctaggtctagagttagtttaaaattctcaacccttttgttgcgtggcagcagccatttgtctgtccaaagtctctgagcactactttgcgagtccatctctgtgggatcgaccccacttccctatactaattcatagtattcgggttgagggatttatatttttttttaaggggagtcgatgtgtgtccaacgaccaagcactttatgttctcttaagttcctagaccttgtgctctagtggatttaaggagcgtggtgtcttgaccaagcgcttgcagtgatctatttctgtgcacacgtgTTAAAAAATTCCTCGTTTCACTATGCTTACTGCATAGTCTGAATCACAAAATCCCTTGAGCGGATACTTCTCTTTTTCTTCATGCTTTTCAAACATGATTCTGAGGTTTGTGGTTCCTCTCATATATCTGAGAATCCACTTAAGCGCCTGCCAATGCTCCATTCCTGGATTTGCCATGAATCTACTGACAACACTTATGGCGTGGCTCAGATCAGGCCTGGTACAAATCATGGTATACATGATGCTTCCCACTATACTTGCGTATGGGATCTTGTCCATATGTCTTCTTGCCTCCTCGGTATCTGGACTTTGGCTTTGACTCAACTTGAACTGCTGAGCCAGATGAATGGTTACCGGCTTCGATGACTCCATCTGAAACTTCTTGAGGGTCTTATTGATGTAGTCCCTCTGAGTGAGCCATAGCCATCCTGCTCCTCTGTTCCGTACTATGTCCATGCCCAATATCCTCCTTGCACACCccagatctttcatctcaaactctaTTTTCAATTGATCCTTGATTTTCTGCACTTCTTTCATAGTAGCTGCAGAAACcaacatgtcatcaacataaagGAGTAAGTATGCCACTGCAGCCCCATTCTCCTTCTTGATGAATACGCAATTATCATATTCAGACATCTCAAAACCGATCTTCTGaatatattaattgaaaatGAGATACCATTGCCGTGAGCTCTGCTTTAAACCGTAAAGGCTTTTCTTGAGCAGACAGAGTTTATCTTGATCTCCCTGCTTGATGAAACCCTCTGGTTGTTCCATGAAGATCTTTTCTTCAAGGTTCCCATGTAGAAAagcagtcttcacatcaagttgatgaaGCTCCCAATCCTTTTGAACAACAATGGCTAACAGAATACTGATTGAGCTATGTTTCACTACTGGACTGAAAACTTCATTGTAATCAATTCCTTCCTTCTGAGTGAAACCCTTAGCCACCAAtcttgccttgaacctgatgTTGTCGTTCTGAAATGCTTCAATATTTTTCTTGAATATTCACTTGCATCCTACACATTTCTGATTCTTTGGCCTCAGAACCAgtatccatgttttgttcttgtaCAAGGAGTCTATCTCTTCCTGCATGGCTTTCAGCCATTTGTCCTTCTCATGAGTCCTTACTGCTTCTTTGTAGCTTGTTGGCTCATGATATTCAATTTCTTCTGCCACAGCCAGGGCATAGTGTAGCATTTCGTAGTCACTATACTTTGTTGGCAGATTTCGAGTTCTCTTGGATTTTTCTCTGAGTCTTCTTGGCATATCTGGTTCCGTTCTGTGAGCTCCTCCACCTTGAGTGCCCTGTGAACTCCCTACATCTTCAGACATATTATCCCCAGATTCCTGACTTTCCAATCCCGAGGTCTCCACCTCAACTTGAGCAGTCTGCTCCACCTGAACTTGATCAGTTGAATCCACCTCAACTTGATCAGTTGACTCCACCTCAACTTGATCAGTCTGTGTGTTCTTTAGAAAAGGCATTTCATGCTCCTTGAAGATCACATCTCTACTGATCACCACTTTGTTGTTCCCAGGCTCTGTACACCAAAGTCTATATCCTTTTACTCCCTTTTGATAGCCCAGCATCACACACTTGATGGCCCTTTCCTCCAGCTTTCCTCGCTTGACATGGGCGTATGCTCTACAACCAAATATTCTCAATTTGCTATAGTCCCCTTGAGATGCATACCATCTCAAATCTGGCGTATCAAAATTCAGGGCCGATGAGGGGCATTTGTTGATCAACACAGCGGCAGTCGCAGCCGCTTCAGCCCAAAAAATCTTAGGCATTCCAGAGGATAACATCAAACATCTCAGCCTCTCTAAAATGGTCATGTTGGCTCTCTCAGCCACACCATTCTGCTGTGGGTTGCTTGGTACGGTCCTATTCCGCTTGATTCCCTTCCTCTTGAAATATTGATTAAATTCAGAAGATAAGAACTCCAatccattgtcagttcttaaacACTTCAAATCTGATTCTACTTCAGCACACCattcttgaaattttgaaaacacctctgacttttctttcatAACATACAGTCATAGTTTTCTTGAGTAATCATCAATAATGGTGAGAAAGTATCTACCTCCACCTATGCTTTGTGTCTGTGCAGGACCCCAGACATCACTATGCGCATAGTCCAGCGGAGCTTTTGAGCAATGCTTTCCTTAGGGAAAAGTGAGCTTCTTGCTCTTGGCCAAGATGCATTCTTCACATCCAGCCACGCTATCTCCAGATCCATCTCCAGTGGTTGAAATAGCCTTCCTTTTCTCCAACTCCTTTAAGCCTGCCTCTGCGACATGTCCAAGTCtcatgtgtcatgtcttcatgCTAATTCTTTCAGTGATATTAACCTGATCACTAATAACCTCTGCATCAAGATAGTAGAGATTATTGATTCTTTCGGCCTTCATGAAAATGGCGTGGTCTTTGAACACCTCCATCTTGCCATCTCCGACTCTGGAATGGAAGCCTTTCTTGTCCAGCAATCCTAGCGAGATCAAATTCCTTTTGACCGAGGGGATGTATCTTACCTCAGTTAGAACTTTAACTGACCCATCGAACATCCTCAGCCTGACTAATCCCAATCCCTTTACTTCACAAGTATGGTCATTTCCCAGGATTACTGATCCTTCCGCAACATCAATCTTTGTGAACCAGCTTTTGTTGGATGTCATATGAAAACTGCAAccagaatccatgatccagcaATCTATCATGGATCTTTCTGTTATATTCATAATCTAGCCATTTTCAAAATCCTCAACCACTTCTGCTTGATCAACTGGCTTCTGAGCATCTGCTTGCTTTCGCTTCCATGCATAGCAGTCCTTTTTTATGTGTCTTGGTTTCTTGCAGTAGTGACAAGACCTAGTCTCCTTTCCTTCACTCTGCTTGTACTTCCAAGATTGctacttctttttctttccagCCCTTCTGGAAACAATTTTTATACTCAGGCTTtcagcagcttgatcaaggGGTCTCAGCCCTTGCTTTTGAGCCTCCTTGAGTTTCAAAGCTGAGTAGACTTCCTCATATGTGACCTTGGAGTTCCTTCCCATGAGAATTGCATCCTTGAATTGCTCATAGCATCCGGGCAGAGAATTGAGGAGCATCAAggctttatcctcatctttcaACTCCTCCTCGATCTCCTCCAAGTCGTCAACACATTTGCCGAAATCTTCTAACTGTTCAAGAATGCTTCTGGTTTCTGAAATCTTGAATGTGAATAATTTCTGCTTCAAATGGATCCTATTTGCCAGTGACTTGGTCATGTAGATTGATTCAAGTTTGGCCCAAACCCCGGCAGCTGTTTCCTCCTTCGACACTTCTCTTAGCACCCGGTCATTCAAACTGAGAATGAGTGTGCTATATGCTTTATCTTGGAGTTCTTGATTCCTTGCCGCAGTCTTTTCATCTCCTTCTTGAGCTACGGGATCATTGTCCCCATTCAAGATTTCCCAGAGCCCGTTCTGCATCATCATCGCCTTCATTTTGAGTTTCCACAACCCAAAATCGTTCTTTCCATTGAACTTTTCCATTTCAAATTTTGTTGTCGACATCGCAGTCAGTAGACTTCTTCAGAtgcgcttcccacagacggcgccaatttgtgaaTCAACTTCAATATATATAAGATCCGAAGATAACAGAAATGGAATGCACAATACCCAAATATTTACGTGGTTCAGTCGAATGGCCTAcatccacggagaagatgatcCTAGAATTTTATTCAAACACTCAGAAAGTGATTACAAGAGTCAACACTTGATCGACATGATCAAGAACACTCAAACTCACATACAAACGTTTTTCCCTTGACAATCACAGCCGATAACGATGTGAATCTCACAAAGATAGTGTATCTCTTGTAATAATGAAGAGTCTCAATCTCGTTATTCAGATCTCGATGTATTTGTTGTTACTCGGTcattcctttatatagagtgtCGCGCATAACTGTTGCGCGTCTTGCGACCGTTCCGAACTGATGCAACGCTTGGTCGATCGTTACCTTCAACCGCTAGGTCAGTTCTGTTGCTTGATCAAGTCATTGTTACTTCAACCGTTGCAATGGTTAGTTCCAAACAACACCATTCTTCCATTCATTTAGCTTCACCTCCAACAAAATTAGTGTTAATTTGGATAGTTACCATAtaaaaatgttattttaatgattaatttgatactccctctgtcccaactaagttgatacAAAACATTTGGGCACGGAGGTTAAGAGATTGTGttaaaaagtatgagagatgaataaaataggaaagataaagagagagtaaagtaggtgatggaataaagtaagagtgattggatgttttattttttgtcaaaaaaggaaatgactcaattttgTTGTAACATCCAAAAAAATGAATAcgactcaatttagttgggagCGAAGAGAGTATATATTGTACATGTACTTCATAAATTTTATGCTATTTTTTTGGATAAAACTACTTCAAATTGTTTTAGTTAAACATTCTCACAATTCACCTCAGATCAAGACAGATACTATTTTGGACATTCTAGGATACAGCCTTGAATTCAGTTTGaccaaaattcaatttttaaaaaaattgactaCGTGATAAAAGTTCATGTACATCGTATTCAAATTTGGTGGTAAAGATTTGAATTggttatgtttatgtttatcctaaaattttatactattagcgtatactttatattttgtaaaaatcctTCTTATATAGTATATGAtacatcaaataaataaaactttcaATTGCGGATGTGGACTATCAGTCACTTCTCCACATATTCAATATTATCGGGATGGAGAACGTATGGGACCGTGCATGTCCATATACATGGAGGACTCGTAAGCTTTCTCATTGAAGCATGGATAAAAAAAACCACTTGGTTTGATTTCCCCATGAGGCTAAAATCACTGATTTTGTAGAgacaaaaaaaaacttcaaaaaGAACAGAACCGAGTATTCTGGTCCTTCTCCAATATTAAACGGGGCTCTCTTTCAACTTTgactatttttttatacttttttattatttgcaAGAACGGACTTTCTAGGGAGTTCTATTGAAATATGAGGTATTGCGAGCACACTAGTACCACGATATTTTGCTAGCACCCGCTAATGTCATAGTTCATGTTAAACGCCGTTTTTTTTAATAACAACATATAGATTGCGATGTTGAAATAAGGAGTTATGTTATTACCATAGAATGGACGCATGCATCATCATCTCACTTATCCCacatgataaataaaaataggagGCGTAAGACATGGAGTGGATCCCCTGGCCACGTGAATTCACGGGTACACTTGATCGGCCCTTCACGAGacctaataataatatagtttgtCCCTTGCACCCCATAATCTATTctatgctattgctctctccaCCAACACCATACATTTCTTGCGTCAAACTTCCTAATTTCGAACTCATTATTTGGCCCTCTACCCCACCTCTCATGCTAATGCATGGTCCTTATCAATAccactctttctttttctttaattataaattttccTTATAGATAACATTCACATGCATGATAAATTCCAATCATATCGACTCAATTATCATCTCAAActtaattttatgaattgatAGATATGCCGTTAACGTTGAGTGAACATCTTTATGAATTATAAAAAAACTCATCGTTCatgttatcatttttatttgtatattttaattttaatacattctgaattatcatttgaaactcTTAGTTtaatacactacaaaaaaaactcGCCTTTTAGTGACGGAAATTATCCGTCACTATCAGTGAAAGTTATTCACTTAACACAGTTAGTGACAAAATCAATACCGACGGATCCGTCACTAAAATAGCTTGTCCCTAAAAATTATTGACGGATTTGTCCGTCACTAAAGTTATTAACCCACTCAATGACGAAAAACGTGGGCGGCTGCCATGGTAAATTTCGTTTTAGTGACTGATTTATCTGTCACTAATTAGTGACTGACACTTTCAGGTCATTTATCCGTCACAAGTTCTTGAACTGTCAGGCACTTTCTCTAATTTGTCACTATTAAGCGTTTTTTTTGGTAGtgatatactctctccgtcccaaaagaatatacactttgggtttgacacgtgttttaatacataattggtaaagtaaaagagaaatatatagaaagaaaaagtaattaaagtattgttagtgaagaatgagtctcacctcaataggagagaaaagagtttctaaaattagaaaatgcacaGTTTCGTGGGAccgactaaaaaggaaatagtgcatattcttgtagaaCGTGGAGAGTATTAAAATTCATTGTTGGATTTGTTTTTTCCATATAAAGTaatctctccgtcccataaaaatagagattTTGGGGTCGGCACAATTTTTAATgcgaaattggtaaaataagagaaatgtagaaagaaaaagtgattgaaacATTAATAGTAGAGGATGGGGCCCACCTTAATGAAGAAAACACTtgtcaaaaatagaaagagactatttttatgggacgaacaaaataaaagaagattGTTTTTATGGGACGGTGAAAGTATAATAGAATAATAATGTAATCGATCATATACATACTGGTTTTTCAATAATTTGCAAAATTAACttttattgaattttaaaaatatcgatTAGGTACACCAATGATATTTTATGATAAAGTAATTAGAATTTTAGAATTGCAataaacacataaaatataATGTGAAATACAGTAGACAATCATTGCTCACAAAAGATAATTGACACtaccacttatatatatataagtggtaCCAACCATCCTAttttcaaaatcaataaaatgaaGCAAAGCATTCTTTTCCTCTTGATCACCATAACCACCCTGTCCAACGCCACGCCGCCCGCCGCGAAGCCGCCGAGCAACGAGACGATATACCGAATGTCGCAAGGCCTGTGCTGGAACTGCGTGGGAGAAGCCATACAGTTCTTGTACGGGCACAACTTGGTGCGGGCAAGAAAAATGCAGCTGCCCTTACGCTGGGACTCGGAGCTGGCCCGCTACGCGGCGTGGTGGGCCGGGCAGCGGCGGCGCGACTGCACGGTGGAGCACTCGTTCCCGGAGGGCGGGTTCACGCTGGGCGAGAACATATACTGGGGCAGCGGGCAGGCGTGGACGGCCATGGACGCCGTGGGTGCGTGGGCCGACGAGGAGAAGTACTACGATTACGACACTAACAGCTGCACCGCCGGCGAGATGTGCGGCCATTACACGCAGATTGTGTGGGGCAGTACGCGGAGGATCGGGTGCGCTCGAGTTGTTTGCGACGCCGGAGATGTGTTCATGACTTGTAATTACTCCCCGCCTGGGAATTATGTCGGCGAGAGGCCTTACTGACCGTGTAGGAAAGTTAAGAGGCTGtttggtttgcaagattatatcttaagattaaatatgtattatttttagtttatgagaTTGAATTTCACGACTCAATCTTATATACATAATCATaaacatgtgataattagttataGTCATAGATTAATCTTATACTACTATTTCTCATGATTATTTAGCATAACTTTGTCTAGTATGGGATCACGGGATCGGAAAGAATAAATTGATGTGTGAACTTGTTTGAGGTCACATGACATGTAAAAATTTGTGGAAGATAGTTTAGTAGAGTTTGGACTCATTCCAATCATTATATTGTTATGGGCatctataaaatttaaaaaacgctatttatttttaaaaacaaaattataagtGAATTGATTTACGATATCCAATTCCAGTGTTATGCTTTCTGGATCGCTTTTGTTTTGAGGGCTATAGTGGGCTGCGACGGAGATATAATTGTAGGCCCATTTTATATGGCCTTTTAATAAAATGCTGCTGGTTAGactttttattactccattaatttttttaattaaaacaagGCGG is part of the Salvia splendens isolate huo1 chromosome 6, SspV2, whole genome shotgun sequence genome and encodes:
- the LOC121807079 gene encoding pathogenesis-related protein PR-1-like, which translates into the protein MKQSILFLLITITTLSNATPPAAKPPSNETIYRMSQGLCWNCVGEAIQFLYGHNLVRARKMQLPLRWDSELARYAAWWAGQRRRDCTVEHSFPEGGFTLGENIYWGSGQAWTAMDAVGAWADEEKYYDYDTNSCTAGEMCGHYTQIVWGSTRRIGCARVVCDAGDVFMTCNYSPPGNYVGERPY